The following proteins are co-located in the Pseudoalteromonas sp. N1230-9 genome:
- a CDS encoding LysR family transcriptional regulator, with product MYSLSDLETFIAVVENQGVVAAAKAQGLSPATVSHRLSKLEKALSTVLIFRDSRRIRLSPAGDVFYQRASAILEALYDAEHQIGARGSAISGLLRVTMPPWVFSKFVMPRLNQFEQQYPDLKLDFMITDHFVNVVDDAQDVAIRVGQLVDSNLLSRKLAVNSRILCAAPSYLEKYGMPKSVDDLVDHYWVCLPWQRQLKLIENNQVIHHNARTRFTISNSDNMTQAAIAGHGIAIKSRIAIQDELSKGELIEILPNCLADADAPVWFLKPQNSLVTRKTEIFYNFMKTLFT from the coding sequence ATGTATAGCCTATCCGATTTAGAAACATTTATAGCGGTTGTTGAGAACCAAGGGGTCGTGGCGGCAGCAAAAGCACAAGGTTTATCGCCAGCAACAGTGAGCCATCGTTTAAGTAAGCTCGAAAAGGCACTTTCTACCGTGCTTATCTTTCGAGACAGTCGGCGAATAAGGTTATCACCGGCAGGAGACGTCTTTTACCAACGCGCAAGTGCAATTTTGGAAGCGTTGTATGATGCTGAACATCAAATAGGTGCAAGAGGTTCGGCAATATCAGGGTTATTGCGTGTCACCATGCCGCCATGGGTCTTTTCTAAATTTGTGATGCCAAGGCTTAATCAGTTTGAGCAACAATACCCTGATTTAAAATTAGATTTTATGATTACAGATCATTTTGTGAATGTAGTGGATGACGCCCAAGATGTGGCGATTAGGGTAGGACAGTTAGTTGACTCTAATTTATTATCTCGAAAACTTGCTGTTAATTCCCGTATTCTGTGTGCCGCACCAAGTTATCTTGAAAAATATGGCATGCCCAAGTCTGTGGATGATTTAGTTGATCATTATTGGGTATGTTTACCGTGGCAGCGTCAGCTTAAGCTCATCGAAAATAATCAAGTTATTCATCACAATGCGCGTACTCGGTTTACTATTTCAAACTCAGATAACATGACTCAAGCAGCAATTGCAGGGCATGGTATTGCTATTAAATCGCGTATAGCCATTCAGGATGAACTTAGTAAAGGCGAGCTAATTGAAATATTACCCAATTGTCTCGCTGATGCAGATGCGCCAGTTTGGTTTTTAAAGCCTCAAAACAGTTTAGTCACTCGAAAAACAGAGATTTTTTATAATTTCATGAAAACTTTATTTACTTGA
- a CDS encoding carbon-nitrogen hydrolase, with product MTKPTHLKVALVQQSNTDNAEDNMAKSIAGIRDAASQGAKLIVLQELHRSLYFCQTEDVDVFDLAETIPGPSTDTLGALAKELNVVIVSSLFEKRATGLYHNTAVVLETDGSIAGKYRKMHIPDDPGFYEKFYFTPGDLGFEPIQTSVGKLGVLVCWDQWFPEAARLMAMAGAEILIYPTAIGWDPRDEKDEQTRQKDAWVISQRAHAVANGVPVISCNRVGHESDPSAQSEGIQFWGNSFIAGPQGEILAEANNSDEQLLVVELDQARSENIRRIWPYLRDRRIDHYQDLTKIYRD from the coding sequence ATGACTAAACCAACGCATTTAAAGGTTGCTCTTGTTCAGCAATCAAACACCGATAATGCTGAAGACAATATGGCTAAATCAATTGCTGGTATTCGTGATGCAGCAAGCCAAGGCGCTAAGCTTATTGTTCTTCAAGAGCTACACCGCAGTTTATATTTTTGCCAAACCGAAGATGTAGACGTTTTTGATTTAGCAGAAACCATTCCGGGCCCAAGCACAGATACCTTAGGCGCACTTGCCAAAGAACTCAATGTGGTGATCGTGTCATCATTATTCGAAAAGCGTGCTACAGGACTTTATCACAATACTGCAGTGGTGCTTGAAACTGACGGCAGCATTGCCGGTAAATACCGTAAAATGCATATCCCTGATGACCCTGGTTTTTACGAGAAGTTTTACTTCACACCGGGTGATTTAGGTTTCGAGCCTATTCAAACCTCTGTCGGTAAATTAGGCGTATTAGTGTGTTGGGATCAGTGGTTCCCAGAAGCTGCACGCTTAATGGCAATGGCCGGTGCTGAAATTTTAATTTACCCAACAGCCATTGGCTGGGACCCGCGTGATGAAAAAGATGAGCAAACACGTCAAAAAGACGCCTGGGTTATTTCACAACGCGCTCATGCAGTTGCCAATGGCGTGCCGGTGATCAGCTGTAACCGTGTTGGTCACGAAAGTGATCCAAGCGCTCAAAGCGAAGGTATTCAGTTCTGGGGTAACTCGTTTATCGCAGGCCCTCAAGGTGAAATCTTAGCCGAAGCGAACAACAGCGATGAGCAATTATTAGTTGTTGAATTAGACCAAGCACGTAGTGAAAACATTCGTCGAATTTGGCCTTACCTTCGTGATCGTCGTATCGATCACTATCAGGACTTAACCAAGATTTATCGAGACTAA
- a CDS encoding RNA polymerase sigma factor yields MTEQTGIITAFTDISSKLRRFVARIVSPDDVEDIIQETFIKSYEADLKQNIEYTHSYMLKTAKHLALNHVAKWDNKYKESLDEHQQVTNQMRSMALEDEVTSKERFLFFCRVTNELSPQVKKCFILKKVYGLSQKEIAIKMKLSESTVEKHIAKGLLHALHAMKAHDTQQLNQLNTTDVTAKEVNK; encoded by the coding sequence ATGACGGAACAGACAGGAATTATTACCGCATTTACTGATATATCAAGCAAACTCAGACGATTTGTTGCACGTATTGTCAGCCCTGATGACGTTGAAGATATAATTCAAGAAACGTTTATTAAAAGTTACGAGGCTGATCTTAAGCAAAATATTGAATATACCCACAGTTATATGCTTAAAACTGCGAAGCACTTGGCATTAAATCACGTTGCGAAATGGGATAATAAATACAAAGAGTCCCTTGATGAGCATCAACAAGTCACCAATCAGATGCGCTCAATGGCACTTGAAGATGAAGTCACCTCGAAAGAGCGTTTTTTATTTTTTTGCCGCGTGACTAACGAGTTGAGCCCTCAAGTTAAAAAGTGTTTTATTTTAAAAAAGGTCTATGGTCTAAGCCAAAAGGAAATCGCAATTAAAATGAAGTTGAGCGAAAGTACAGTTGAAAAGCACATCGCCAAAGGGCTCCTGCATGCATTGCATGCCATGAAAGCACATGACACTCAGCAACTAAATCAATTAAATACCACTGATGTAACCGCCAAAGAGGTGAATAAATGA
- a CDS encoding efflux RND transporter periplasmic adaptor subunit has product MRLSFAPAKLSLSLLFLIAAPLVLQGCSEAPKQQEQMHPAAVATMTIKTEDAPFTIELPATLSGSKEVEVRARVAGILESRNFEEGQRVEQGQSLFTIDLEPYQLAVDRAQAALDGAKASLVQTERDVKRLGKLRAEKSVSQRDYDNASSANDIAKTNLAAAKVALKEAQLNLEYAQVKAPVAGVMGREFVSEGTFVSGPDVLLTQMTQFDPIRIRFGLSEREQLQMRQDVKNGSLTLPEQGHWRTQIKLQDGSLYAKTGEVNFSDVRINPNTGTSEFQAVIPNPDFQLRPGQFVRIELTGAVRKNAIIVPQRAVLDNGTGKFVYVVSKNEQGMDVALPAPVEVGEWIKKPNNEQFQNFWLIRSGLKEGDQVIVDGMARIFFPGMPVNVGKPAANSSHAE; this is encoded by the coding sequence ATGCGTCTGTCTTTCGCACCTGCCAAATTATCATTATCTTTACTATTTTTGATCGCTGCACCACTTGTATTGCAAGGCTGTTCCGAAGCCCCTAAACAACAAGAGCAAATGCATCCTGCTGCTGTTGCTACAATGACCATAAAAACAGAAGATGCACCATTCACGATTGAATTACCAGCAACCCTATCAGGCTCTAAAGAAGTTGAAGTTCGAGCGCGAGTAGCGGGTATTTTAGAATCGCGTAACTTTGAAGAGGGCCAGCGTGTTGAGCAAGGTCAATCACTATTTACTATTGATCTTGAACCATACCAGCTTGCTGTTGATCGTGCCCAGGCGGCTCTTGATGGTGCTAAGGCATCGCTGGTACAAACTGAACGAGACGTTAAACGTTTAGGAAAACTGCGTGCAGAGAAGTCAGTTTCACAACGCGATTATGATAACGCGAGCTCAGCTAATGATATTGCCAAAACAAACCTTGCAGCGGCCAAGGTTGCGCTAAAAGAAGCACAATTAAATCTTGAATATGCCCAAGTAAAAGCACCTGTTGCCGGTGTGATGGGACGTGAATTTGTTTCTGAAGGTACGTTTGTTTCAGGCCCCGACGTTTTACTCACGCAAATGACCCAGTTTGACCCTATACGTATTCGGTTTGGCTTGTCAGAACGCGAACAACTACAAATGCGTCAAGATGTTAAAAATGGCTCACTAACTTTACCAGAGCAAGGCCATTGGAGAACGCAAATAAAACTTCAAGATGGTTCTTTATACGCTAAAACTGGCGAAGTGAACTTCTCTGATGTACGAATTAATCCGAACACCGGCACCAGCGAGTTTCAAGCTGTGATCCCAAACCCTGATTTTCAGTTACGACCAGGCCAATTTGTCCGAATTGAACTAACTGGCGCGGTACGCAAAAATGCCATCATCGTACCACAGCGCGCCGTACTCGATAACGGCACGGGCAAGTTTGTTTATGTTGTGAGTAAAAATGAACAAGGTATGGATGTAGCACTACCTGCGCCTGTTGAAGTGGGTGAATGGATTAAAAAACCAAACAATGAGCAATTCCAAAATTTTTGGTTAATTCGCAGTGGTTTAAAAGAAGGTGACCAAGTTATTGTTGATGGCATGGCGCGTATTTTCTTCCCAGGTATGCCAGTCAATGTTGGCAAACCAGCCGCTAACTCAAGCCACGCAGAATAA
- a CDS encoding agmatine deiminase family protein, whose amino-acid sequence MKFRLLPEWAEQDAVMLTWPHQDTDWAANLTAVEPVYLALCQAISQQQDVVIVAHDNALKAHIETLLENAVVDAKRIHFVVTPCNDTWARDHGPLTCANIDDATELKVMDFIFNGWGNKFASELDNQINQVLVKQVANPKNGYQQSELVLEGGGVEINEHGVLLTTSECLLNPNRNPELTKADIEKTLVEQLGATSFLWVDHGYLAGDDTDSHIDTLVRFAPNNTLVYVQCDDKDDEHFAALDAMEKQLQSFKTAEGENYSLIALPWPKAVFNEDGDRLPATYANYLIINKTVLVPIYGDENDQLALGQVANAYPDHTVVGINCVPIIHQFGSLHCITMQLPRGFLAGTNND is encoded by the coding sequence ATGAAATTTAGACTTTTACCTGAATGGGCTGAGCAAGATGCCGTTATGCTCACTTGGCCTCACCAAGACACAGATTGGGCAGCAAATTTAACAGCTGTTGAGCCTGTGTATCTAGCACTTTGCCAAGCAATAAGCCAACAACAAGATGTTGTTATTGTGGCTCATGATAATGCGCTTAAAGCACATATTGAGACATTACTTGAAAACGCAGTAGTTGATGCTAAACGCATTCACTTTGTGGTGACACCGTGTAACGATACTTGGGCACGCGACCATGGTCCATTAACCTGTGCGAATATTGATGACGCAACAGAATTAAAAGTAATGGATTTTATTTTTAATGGTTGGGGCAATAAATTTGCAAGTGAACTTGATAATCAAATTAATCAAGTACTTGTAAAGCAAGTCGCTAATCCTAAAAATGGTTATCAGCAAAGTGAACTGGTTCTTGAAGGCGGTGGCGTTGAAATCAACGAACACGGTGTGCTACTCACAACGAGCGAGTGCTTGTTAAACCCAAATCGTAACCCAGAACTTACAAAAGCAGATATAGAAAAAACGCTGGTTGAGCAACTAGGCGCTACGTCGTTTCTTTGGGTTGATCACGGTTACCTTGCGGGTGATGATACCGACAGCCATATTGATACGCTGGTACGTTTTGCTCCAAACAACACCCTCGTTTATGTACAGTGTGATGATAAAGATGATGAGCACTTTGCAGCCCTTGATGCAATGGAAAAGCAACTGCAATCATTTAAAACAGCTGAGGGTGAAAACTACTCACTGATTGCCTTACCTTGGCCAAAAGCAGTGTTCAATGAAGATGGTGACAGACTACCTGCCACATACGCTAATTATTTAATTATCAATAAAACCGTTTTAGTACCAATTTATGGTGATGAAAACGACCAACTTGCGCTTGGTCAGGTTGCCAATGCATACCCAGATCACACTGTGGTGGGTATTAATTGTGTGCCAATTATTCACCAATTTGGCAGCTTACACTGTATTACAATGCAATTACCGCGCGGCTTTTTAGCAGGAACAAACAATGACTAA
- a CDS encoding peroxiredoxin-like family protein: MSLKSQIDAFEVQKKANVPSDILNLMDITTEKLIAEQLNQHALPVGAVFPDFSLPNSHGETVTLSQLLDKGPVVLSFYRGGWCPYCNLELRALNALKDEFAKHHVQLVAVSPQLPDQSLSTEQQNELAFTVLSDVENTLAKACGLVFTLDERLIPVYKKLGLDIPSANGDDSYELPLPATYVIDKDRTVQYAFAKEDYTLRAEPSDVLNVAKGLQNA, encoded by the coding sequence ATGTCTTTAAAAAGCCAAATTGACGCATTCGAAGTACAGAAAAAAGCAAATGTTCCAAGCGATATCCTAAACTTAATGGACATTACCACCGAGAAACTGATCGCTGAGCAGTTAAATCAACATGCATTACCAGTAGGCGCCGTATTTCCTGACTTTAGCCTGCCAAATAGTCATGGTGAAACCGTGACACTCTCGCAGTTATTAGACAAAGGACCTGTGGTGCTTAGTTTTTACCGTGGCGGTTGGTGCCCATACTGTAACTTAGAATTACGTGCGCTAAATGCACTGAAGGACGAGTTTGCTAAACACCATGTTCAACTAGTAGCAGTTTCACCACAGTTACCTGATCAGTCGTTATCAACTGAACAACAGAATGAATTAGCCTTTACGGTCTTATCAGATGTTGAAAATACACTAGCAAAAGCATGTGGATTAGTGTTCACATTAGATGAGCGCTTAATTCCAGTATATAAAAAGCTGGGCTTAGATATTCCTAGTGCAAATGGGGATGACAGTTATGAGCTTCCTCTGCCTGCAACCTACGTTATTGATAAAGACCGTACTGTTCAATATGCATTTGCTAAAGAAGACTATACTCTGCGTGCAGAGCCAAGTGACGTATTAAATGTGGCAAAAGGGTTGCAGAATGCGTAA
- a CDS encoding PilZ domain-containing protein, whose product MNNQKLAEFEQFFQINERNRVNLYAVEPSAVPKTNAELEADIPALFKLANEVNELEQTSLRPLRNLGDVAQELAVFLQAQSRKIDLIMSHILASEQPEDNANYCDSYGGGGVKLTSADVYELGQTFRTKLFLQHEASAIYCYTELVAIEKCDDDKYQYTLLFTAIRDADQDLVVRAALHAQTRQLKKRQQENNQQDS is encoded by the coding sequence ATGAATAATCAAAAATTAGCCGAATTTGAACAGTTTTTTCAAATCAACGAGAGGAACCGTGTCAATTTATATGCCGTTGAACCAAGTGCTGTGCCAAAAACCAATGCTGAACTTGAAGCGGATATCCCTGCCCTGTTTAAACTTGCCAACGAAGTAAACGAACTTGAACAAACAAGCTTACGACCACTGCGTAATCTAGGTGATGTTGCACAAGAACTGGCAGTCTTTTTACAAGCGCAATCTCGCAAAATCGATTTAATTATGAGTCACATCTTAGCCTCAGAACAGCCTGAAGATAACGCTAACTATTGCGATAGTTATGGCGGTGGTGGTGTAAAACTTACCTCAGCTGATGTGTATGAATTAGGGCAAACATTTCGCACTAAGCTATTCTTACAACACGAAGCATCTGCCATTTATTGCTATACCGAATTAGTGGCTATTGAAAAATGCGATGATGATAAATACCAATATACTTTATTGTTTACTGCCATTCGTGATGCTGACCAAGATTTAGTCGTAAGAGCGGCCTTGCACGCACAAACACGCCAACTTAAAAAACGTCAGCAAGAAAACAATCAGCAAGACAGTTAA
- a CDS encoding efflux RND transporter permease subunit, whose product MFSRYFIDRPIFAFVISIVIVLAGLAAMRSLPIAQYPEIAPPVVQVTASYPGASAEVLEQTVAAPIENAITGVEGMMYMSSTSTSSGSTTIEVTFEIGTDVDQAAVNVNNRVKQVEARLPEETRRQGVVVQKGSSSFLQVHAFYSPDGSRSSLWTSNYVTMNVLDRIKRIPGTTSVQIFGAKDYAMRIWLRPDVMSQLGVTVEEISAAIRVQNSQYAAGKIGATPTSKSPQELVYSVTAQGRLSEPEQFENIIIRSNLDGSSLRLKDVARIELGSKDYNFKGTINGKEAVLLGIFLQPGANALDVAEEVNSVIEEMKSQFPIGLAHLTSYDTTRFVEVSIREVVKTLLEAMVLVFLVVYLFLQNWRATLIPTLAVPVSLLGTFAGMYMLGYSINSLTLFGMVLSIGIVVDDAIVVLENVERIMHEEGLGARDAAVKAMGEVSGPVVAIVLVLCSVFVPIAFLGGLTGELFRQFAITISIAVSLSGVVALTMTPALCVLILKQEHKQTARFFLWFNATFTKITGRYVGAVGFMIQRGLLGLILMTGMIVATIGLWQNTPGSLVPDEDQGYYISAIFLPDGSSLERTEQVTQQVVKAVQSNPANENVVAFTGFDFIGGGYKNSAATLFVTQKHWDEREVDTKALVQELFMKTAGIKEALVLAFNPPAIFGLGNTGGFEFYIQNKGDSDPDKLQQAMQLMTAEAQKSPIISGLQTLWRPDAPQLKVDIDREQARAMGVEIDAAFNALAGNLGTYYVNDFNKFGRAWQVLMSAEPEFRMKPDDIGRIYVKNNQGTMVPLSAFTTIEYSRGPENLNRYNNLPAVKLMGNAAPGYSSGQAIAEVERIAQAVLPPNMTYEWTGSAFQEKRSSGTTGIALGLAVIMVFLILAALYERWSLPFSVMLALPFGTFGALIAVWVVGMTNDVYFQIGLVTLLGLASKNAILIVEYALMKHQQGWSASTAALEAARLRFRPIIMTSLAFILGVVPLVLSSGAGAGARHSVGTGVMGGMMAATFLAVFFVPLFFYWLTARKLTEKRSRQELADEIAEHHQQEHVKTQEGNL is encoded by the coding sequence ATGTTTTCTCGTTATTTTATAGACAGACCGATTTTCGCGTTTGTTATATCGATTGTTATTGTGCTTGCGGGCCTTGCTGCGATGCGCAGCTTACCTATTGCTCAGTACCCTGAAATAGCGCCTCCTGTAGTGCAAGTGACAGCTTCCTATCCAGGTGCGTCTGCCGAGGTACTCGAACAAACAGTGGCAGCGCCGATCGAAAATGCAATAACAGGTGTTGAGGGCATGATGTATATGTCGTCTACATCAACTAGCTCGGGTTCGACCACAATCGAAGTAACATTTGAAATTGGCACTGATGTCGATCAGGCCGCAGTCAATGTTAATAACCGTGTTAAGCAGGTTGAAGCCCGCTTACCAGAAGAAACACGCCGCCAAGGTGTGGTGGTACAAAAAGGCTCTTCTAGCTTTTTACAGGTGCACGCTTTTTATTCCCCTGATGGTTCTCGCTCAAGTTTGTGGACATCAAACTATGTCACTATGAATGTGCTGGATCGTATTAAACGTATTCCAGGCACTACGAGTGTGCAAATATTTGGTGCGAAAGATTACGCAATGCGTATTTGGTTACGTCCAGATGTTATGAGCCAGCTCGGTGTCACTGTTGAAGAAATCTCAGCCGCCATTCGTGTGCAAAACTCACAATATGCTGCCGGTAAAATTGGTGCGACACCAACGTCTAAATCTCCTCAGGAACTGGTTTACAGTGTTACCGCACAAGGGCGTTTGTCAGAGCCTGAGCAATTTGAAAATATTATTATTCGCTCAAATCTTGATGGCAGTAGCTTAAGATTAAAAGACGTAGCACGCATTGAGCTGGGTTCAAAAGACTATAACTTTAAAGGCACAATAAACGGTAAAGAAGCGGTACTGTTGGGTATCTTCTTACAACCTGGCGCCAATGCCCTAGATGTAGCTGAAGAAGTAAACAGTGTTATCGAAGAAATGAAAAGTCAGTTCCCTATCGGGCTTGCTCATTTAACCTCATATGACACAACTCGCTTTGTGGAAGTGTCGATTCGTGAAGTAGTAAAAACACTGCTTGAGGCCATGGTATTGGTATTCTTAGTCGTGTATTTATTCTTACAAAACTGGCGCGCGACCTTAATACCTACTCTTGCAGTGCCAGTATCACTACTGGGCACATTTGCCGGCATGTATATGCTGGGTTACTCAATTAACTCGTTAACCTTATTCGGCATGGTGCTGTCGATTGGTATTGTTGTTGATGATGCTATCGTGGTGCTTGAAAACGTTGAGCGTATCATGCACGAAGAAGGACTAGGGGCAAGAGACGCCGCGGTTAAGGCGATGGGTGAAGTTAGCGGTCCAGTGGTAGCGATTGTACTAGTACTGTGTTCAGTGTTTGTGCCTATCGCATTTTTAGGTGGCTTAACTGGTGAATTATTCCGCCAATTCGCAATTACCATTTCGATTGCTGTAAGTTTATCGGGTGTGGTCGCCTTAACAATGACGCCTGCTCTTTGTGTGCTTATTTTAAAACAAGAACACAAGCAAACAGCCCGTTTCTTCTTATGGTTTAATGCTACTTTTACAAAAATCACAGGGCGATATGTTGGTGCCGTTGGCTTTATGATTCAACGCGGTTTACTCGGTTTAATTCTTATGACGGGGATGATTGTTGCAACTATTGGCCTTTGGCAAAATACGCCTGGTTCATTAGTGCCTGATGAAGACCAAGGTTATTACATCTCTGCGATTTTCTTACCTGACGGGTCATCACTTGAGCGCACCGAACAAGTCACGCAACAAGTTGTAAAAGCAGTACAGTCAAACCCAGCTAACGAGAACGTGGTGGCCTTTACAGGTTTTGACTTTATTGGTGGTGGTTATAAAAATAGTGCTGCCACTTTATTCGTGACACAAAAGCATTGGGATGAACGTGAAGTTGATACCAAAGCATTGGTGCAAGAACTATTTATGAAAACAGCAGGTATTAAGGAAGCGCTGGTGCTTGCCTTTAACCCTCCGGCTATTTTTGGTTTAGGTAATACCGGTGGTTTTGAGTTTTACATTCAAAACAAAGGTGATAGTGACCCTGATAAGCTACAGCAAGCCATGCAGTTAATGACAGCCGAAGCGCAAAAGAGCCCTATCATCAGTGGTCTGCAAACACTCTGGCGACCAGATGCCCCACAATTAAAAGTGGATATTGATCGTGAGCAAGCGCGTGCTATGGGTGTTGAGATAGATGCTGCATTTAATGCCCTAGCGGGTAACTTAGGTACTTATTACGTTAACGACTTCAATAAATTTGGTCGCGCATGGCAAGTACTAATGTCTGCTGAACCTGAGTTTAGAATGAAGCCTGATGACATTGGCCGTATCTATGTTAAAAACAACCAAGGTACTATGGTACCGCTTTCAGCCTTTACCACCATTGAGTATAGTCGTGGTCCAGAAAACCTTAACCGCTATAACAACTTACCAGCTGTTAAACTGATGGGTAATGCAGCGCCAGGCTATAGTTCAGGTCAAGCCATTGCTGAGGTTGAACGAATTGCACAAGCCGTGTTGCCCCCTAATATGACCTACGAATGGACAGGCTCTGCATTCCAAGAAAAACGCAGTTCGGGCACCACAGGAATTGCCTTAGGCCTTGCTGTGATCATGGTATTTTTGATTTTAGCAGCGCTGTATGAACGTTGGTCATTACCATTTTCAGTTATGCTTGCCCTGCCATTTGGTACCTTTGGTGCGCTTATAGCAGTTTGGGTTGTTGGCATGACAAACGATGTGTACTTCCAAATTGGTCTGGTAACACTACTTGGTCTTGCCAGTAAAAACGCGATTCTTATCGTTGAATACGCCTTGATGAAACATCAACAAGGCTGGAGCGCAAGTACTGCTGCACTTGAGGCTGCACGTTTACGTTTTAGACCAATCATTATGACTTCGCTTGCATTCATTTTAGGCGTAGTGCCTTTAGTGCTGAGCTCTGGTGCAGGTGCAGGTGCCCGTCATAGTGTTGGTACCGGTGTAATGGGCGGTATGATGGCCGCAACATTCCTTGCAGTATTCTTTGTACCGCTGTTCTTTTATTGGTTAACAGCGCGTAAATTAACTGAAAAACGCTCAAGACAAGAGCTTGCTGATGAGATAGCAGAACATCATCAACAAGAACATGTCAAAACCCAAGAGGGTAACCTGTAA
- a CDS encoding haloacid dehalogenase type II translates to MFSTFIGSAAVAKSQPLKTPKVIVFDVNETLLDLEQMRHSVGEALNGQTQLLPLWFSTMLHHSLVSTVTNDYHDFGEIGVAALMMVASNHQINITKEQAKLAIVPPLLSLPAHPDVKHGLAQLNDKGFKLVSFTNSSNKGVAAQFKHAELTSFFSDRYSVEDIKVYKPDLRSYQWLLKQLDVAPDEALMVAAHGWDVAGAKAAGMQTAFVARPGKALYPLATKPDYIVNDIKELALLLNR, encoded by the coding sequence ATGTTTAGCACCTTTATTGGGAGTGCAGCTGTGGCAAAGAGTCAACCTCTTAAAACCCCAAAAGTAATTGTATTTGATGTTAACGAAACCTTACTTGACCTTGAACAAATGAGGCATTCTGTCGGTGAAGCACTTAACGGACAAACACAACTATTGCCTCTTTGGTTTTCGACCATGTTACATCACTCATTAGTTAGCACCGTGACGAATGACTACCATGATTTTGGTGAAATTGGTGTCGCAGCATTAATGATGGTGGCAAGTAACCATCAAATTAATATTACTAAAGAGCAAGCAAAACTAGCGATTGTACCACCGCTTTTATCTCTTCCAGCACACCCTGATGTAAAGCACGGACTTGCTCAGCTTAATGATAAAGGCTTTAAGTTAGTAAGCTTTACTAATTCATCAAATAAAGGGGTAGCAGCGCAATTTAAACACGCTGAGTTGACGAGTTTTTTTAGCGACCGATACAGTGTTGAAGATATCAAGGTATATAAACCCGATCTTCGCTCGTATCAGTGGCTACTTAAACAACTTGATGTAGCACCGGATGAGGCGCTGATGGTGGCCGCCCACGGTTGGGATGTCGCCGGTGCAAAAGCCGCAGGTATGCAAACTGCCTTTGTTGCAAGACCAGGTAAAGCGCTGTATCCACTAGCGACAAAACCTGACTACATTGTTAATGATATAAAAGAGCTCGCTTTACTACTTAATCGTTAA